In Oxyura jamaicensis isolate SHBP4307 breed ruddy duck chromosome 11, BPBGC_Ojam_1.0, whole genome shotgun sequence, a genomic segment contains:
- the ATP2C2 gene encoding calcium-transporting ATPase type 2C member 2 isoform X3, with amino-acid sequence MIEGGFAKLFQKRSLVRFTQKYQPLGSAEPEEESHEECELKVIEQEKEVTVLPPKDACKCHKEDLAKALNVDLHTGLSETSVLQRRLKHGWNEFSVDNTEPIWKKYLDQFKNPLILLLLASALVSVITKEYEDAASITVAVLIVVTVAFIQEYRSEKSLEELNKLVPPECNCLREGKLQHLLARELVPGDIIYLSVGDRVPADLRLIEVTDLLVDESSFTGEAEPCNKTDGVLLEAGDITTLSNVVFMGTLVRYGKGKGIVIGTGENSQFGEVFKMMQAEETPKTPLQKSMDRLGKQLTLFSFGIIGLIMLIGWLQGKHLLSMFTIGVSLAVAAIPEGLPIVVTVTLVLGVLRMAKKRVIVKKLPIVETLGCCNVICSDKTGTLTANEMTVTRLVTSDGFQAEVSGVGYNGEGNVYLLPSKEILKEFSNVSVGKLVEAGCVVNNAVIRKNSVIGQPTEGALIALAMKMELADIKDIYVRKKEIPFSSEQKWMAVKCTLKNQDQEDVYFMKGAFEEVIRYCTMYNSSGISLTLTPQQKAIYQQEEKRMGSSGLRVLALASGPELGKLTFLGLVGIIDPPRAGVREAVQVLFESGVSVKMITGDALETAVAIGQNIGLCNGKLKAMSGEELDQLAEAELSSTVKNVSIFFRTSPKHKLKIIKALQRAGAVVSMTGDGVNDAVALKSADIGIAMGQAGTDVSKEAANMILVDDDFSTVMNAIEEGKGIFYNIKNFVRFQLSTSISALSLITLSTVLNLPNPLNAMQILWINIIMDGPPAQRYRKLK; translated from the exons ATGATCGAGGGAGGCTTCGCCAAACTCTTCCAGAAAAGGTCTCTCGTCCGCTTCACGCAGAAATACCAGCCCTTGGGAAGCGCCGAGCCGGAAGAGGAG AGCCACGAGGAATGTGAGCTGAAAGTCATTGAGCAGGAGAAGGAGGTGACAGTTCTACCCCCAAAAGATGCATGTAAATGCCATAAAGAAGACTTGGCAAAAGCCTTAAAT GTTGATTTACACACTGGACTCTCGGAGACTTCCGTGCTACAGCGCCGGTTGAAACATGGCTGGAATGAATTTTCAGTAGATAACACAGAGCCCATATGGAAGAAATACTTAGACCAG TTTAAAAATCCCCTCATTCTCttgctgctggcttctgctttAGTAAGCGTCATCACTAAAGAATACGAGGACGCAGCGAGCATCACCGTG GCGGTGCTCATCGTGGTCACCGTGGCCTTCATCCAG GAGTATCGCTCGGAAAAGTCTCTGGAAGAGCTGAACAAGCTGGTACCCCCTGAGTGCAACTG CCtaagggaaggaaaactgcagcATCTTCTAGCACGAGAGCTTGTGCCTGGAGATATCATATATCTTTCTGTTGGCGATAGGGTCCCTGCAGACCTCAGGCTAATAGAG GTTACAGATCTGCTGGTGGATGAATCCAGTTTTACGGGAGAAGCTGAGCCTTGCAACAAGACTGACGGTGTATTGCTAGAAGCCGGAGACATAACCACGCTGAGCAATGTTGTTTTCATGGGGACCCTGGTGCGGTACGGGAAGGGAAAA GGCATAGTTATTGGGACAGGTGAAAACTCACAGTTTGGAGAGGTGTTCAAAATGATGCAAGCTGAAGAG ACTCCCAAAACACCTCTTCAGAAAAGCATGGACAGACTAGGGAAGCAACTCactcttttctcctttgggATAATCG GTTTAATAATGCTCATTGGCTGGTTACAAGGGAAGCATCTTCTCAGCATGTTCACAATTGGAGTTAG cctggcgGTAGCTGCCATCCCAGAGGGCCTTCCCATCGTGGTCACCGTAACGCTGGTGCTGGGTGTTCTCCGAATGGCCAAGAAAAGAGTGATTGTGAAGAAGCTGCCCATAGTAGAAACCCTAG GTTGCTGCAATGTCATCTGCTCAGATAAGACAGGCACTCTGACAGCCAACGAGATGACGGTGACTCGGCTTGTGACCTCGGATGGGTTCCAGGCAGAG GTCAGTGGTGTGGGCTACAACGGAGAAGGAAATGTTTATCTTCTGCCATCAAAGGAAATTCTTAAAGAATTTTCCAATGTCTCAGTCGGGAAACTAGTGGAG GCTGGCTGTGTGGTCAATAATGCTGTTATCAGGAAAAACAGTGTGATAGGACAGCCCACAGAAGGAGCTCTCATTGCCCTTGCAATGAAG ATGGAATTAGCTGACATAAAAGATATTTAtgtaagaaagaaggaaattccGTTTAGCTCTGAACAAAAGTGGATGGCCGTGAAATGCACGCTGAAAAATCAG GATCAGGAAGATGTTTACTTTATGAAAGGAGCATTTGAAGAAGTTATTCGATATTGCACTATGTATAACAGCAGTGGCATCTCGTTAACACTTACACCCCAGCAGAAAGCCATCTaccagcaggaagaaaaacgAATGGGCTCCTCAGGTCTACGGG TACTCGCTTTGGCTTCGGGGCCAGAACTTGGCAAGCTAACTTTCTTAGGCCTGGTTGGAATAATCGATCCCCCCAGGGCTGGAGTGAGAGAAGCTGTTCAAGTCCTTTTTGAGTCTGGTGTATCAGTAAAGATGATAACTGGAGATGCCCTGGAAACTGCTGTGGCTATAG GACAGAATATTGGTCTCTGCAATGGGAAGCTGAAAGCCATGTCTGGGGAAGAGCTGGACCAActggcagaggcagagctctcATCCACTGTCAAAAAT gtttccattttcttcagaacaagTCCAAAGCACAAACTAAAAATCATAAAG GCTTTGCAGAGGGCTGGTGCTGTTGTGTCAATGACAGGAGATGGTGTTAACGATGCTGTGGCCCTTAAGTCTGCCGATATTGGGATTGCAATGGGGCAAGCAGGTACAGATGTCAGCAAAGAGGCTGCCAACATGATCCTTGTGGACGATGACTTCTCAACAGTAAT gAATGCAAtagaagagggaaaaggaatattttacaatataaaaAACTTTGTCCGGTTCCAGCTGAGCAC gAGCATTTCAGCATTGAGCCTAATTACTCTGTCAACAGTGCTCAATCTACCAAATCCACTCAACGCTATGCAGATCTTATGGATCAACATCATCATGGACGGGCCCCCAGCCCAAAGGTATAGAAAACTCAAATGA
- the ATP2C2 gene encoding calcium-transporting ATPase type 2C member 2 isoform X1 encodes MIEGGFAKLFQKRSLVRFTQKYQPLGSAEPEEESHEECELKVIEQEKEVTVLPPKDACKCHKEDLAKALNVDLHTGLSETSVLQRRLKHGWNEFSVDNTEPIWKKYLDQFKNPLILLLLASALVSVITKEYEDAASITVAVLIVVTVAFIQEYRSEKSLEELNKLVPPECNCLREGKLQHLLARELVPGDIIYLSVGDRVPADLRLIEVTDLLVDESSFTGEAEPCNKTDGVLLEAGDITTLSNVVFMGTLVRYGKGKGIVIGTGENSQFGEVFKMMQAEETPKTPLQKSMDRLGKQLTLFSFGIIGLIMLIGWLQGKHLLSMFTIGVSLAVAAIPEGLPIVVTVTLVLGVLRMAKKRVIVKKLPIVETLGCCNVICSDKTGTLTANEMTVTRLVTSDGFQAEVSGVGYNGEGNVYLLPSKEILKEFSNVSVGKLVEAGCVVNNAVIRKNSVIGQPTEGALIALAMKMELADIKDIYVRKKEIPFSSEQKWMAVKCTLKNQDQEDVYFMKGAFEEVIRYCTMYNSSGISLTLTPQQKAIYQQEEKRMGSSGLRVLALASGPELGKLTFLGLVGIIDPPRAGVREAVQVLFESGVSVKMITGDALETAVAIGQNIGLCNGKLKAMSGEELDQLAEAELSSTVKNVSIFFRTSPKHKLKIIKALQRAGAVVSMTGDGVNDAVALKSADIGIAMGQAGTDVSKEAANMILVDDDFSTVMNAIEEGKGIFYNIKNFVRFQLSTSISALSLITLSTVLNLPNPLNAMQILWINIIMDGPPAQSLGVEPVDRDTIKQPPRCITDTILSKSLILKIFMSAVIIISGTLFVFWKENPESGITPRTTTMTFTCFVFFDLFNALTCRSQTKLIFEIGFFRNRMFLYSVLGSFLGQLAVIYVPPLQKIFQTENLGVLDLLFLTGLASSVFIVSELVKLCEKHCCQPKHTKECRN; translated from the exons ATGATCGAGGGAGGCTTCGCCAAACTCTTCCAGAAAAGGTCTCTCGTCCGCTTCACGCAGAAATACCAGCCCTTGGGAAGCGCCGAGCCGGAAGAGGAG AGCCACGAGGAATGTGAGCTGAAAGTCATTGAGCAGGAGAAGGAGGTGACAGTTCTACCCCCAAAAGATGCATGTAAATGCCATAAAGAAGACTTGGCAAAAGCCTTAAAT GTTGATTTACACACTGGACTCTCGGAGACTTCCGTGCTACAGCGCCGGTTGAAACATGGCTGGAATGAATTTTCAGTAGATAACACAGAGCCCATATGGAAGAAATACTTAGACCAG TTTAAAAATCCCCTCATTCTCttgctgctggcttctgctttAGTAAGCGTCATCACTAAAGAATACGAGGACGCAGCGAGCATCACCGTG GCGGTGCTCATCGTGGTCACCGTGGCCTTCATCCAG GAGTATCGCTCGGAAAAGTCTCTGGAAGAGCTGAACAAGCTGGTACCCCCTGAGTGCAACTG CCtaagggaaggaaaactgcagcATCTTCTAGCACGAGAGCTTGTGCCTGGAGATATCATATATCTTTCTGTTGGCGATAGGGTCCCTGCAGACCTCAGGCTAATAGAG GTTACAGATCTGCTGGTGGATGAATCCAGTTTTACGGGAGAAGCTGAGCCTTGCAACAAGACTGACGGTGTATTGCTAGAAGCCGGAGACATAACCACGCTGAGCAATGTTGTTTTCATGGGGACCCTGGTGCGGTACGGGAAGGGAAAA GGCATAGTTATTGGGACAGGTGAAAACTCACAGTTTGGAGAGGTGTTCAAAATGATGCAAGCTGAAGAG ACTCCCAAAACACCTCTTCAGAAAAGCATGGACAGACTAGGGAAGCAACTCactcttttctcctttgggATAATCG GTTTAATAATGCTCATTGGCTGGTTACAAGGGAAGCATCTTCTCAGCATGTTCACAATTGGAGTTAG cctggcgGTAGCTGCCATCCCAGAGGGCCTTCCCATCGTGGTCACCGTAACGCTGGTGCTGGGTGTTCTCCGAATGGCCAAGAAAAGAGTGATTGTGAAGAAGCTGCCCATAGTAGAAACCCTAG GTTGCTGCAATGTCATCTGCTCAGATAAGACAGGCACTCTGACAGCCAACGAGATGACGGTGACTCGGCTTGTGACCTCGGATGGGTTCCAGGCAGAG GTCAGTGGTGTGGGCTACAACGGAGAAGGAAATGTTTATCTTCTGCCATCAAAGGAAATTCTTAAAGAATTTTCCAATGTCTCAGTCGGGAAACTAGTGGAG GCTGGCTGTGTGGTCAATAATGCTGTTATCAGGAAAAACAGTGTGATAGGACAGCCCACAGAAGGAGCTCTCATTGCCCTTGCAATGAAG ATGGAATTAGCTGACATAAAAGATATTTAtgtaagaaagaaggaaattccGTTTAGCTCTGAACAAAAGTGGATGGCCGTGAAATGCACGCTGAAAAATCAG GATCAGGAAGATGTTTACTTTATGAAAGGAGCATTTGAAGAAGTTATTCGATATTGCACTATGTATAACAGCAGTGGCATCTCGTTAACACTTACACCCCAGCAGAAAGCCATCTaccagcaggaagaaaaacgAATGGGCTCCTCAGGTCTACGGG TACTCGCTTTGGCTTCGGGGCCAGAACTTGGCAAGCTAACTTTCTTAGGCCTGGTTGGAATAATCGATCCCCCCAGGGCTGGAGTGAGAGAAGCTGTTCAAGTCCTTTTTGAGTCTGGTGTATCAGTAAAGATGATAACTGGAGATGCCCTGGAAACTGCTGTGGCTATAG GACAGAATATTGGTCTCTGCAATGGGAAGCTGAAAGCCATGTCTGGGGAAGAGCTGGACCAActggcagaggcagagctctcATCCACTGTCAAAAAT gtttccattttcttcagaacaagTCCAAAGCACAAACTAAAAATCATAAAG GCTTTGCAGAGGGCTGGTGCTGTTGTGTCAATGACAGGAGATGGTGTTAACGATGCTGTGGCCCTTAAGTCTGCCGATATTGGGATTGCAATGGGGCAAGCAGGTACAGATGTCAGCAAAGAGGCTGCCAACATGATCCTTGTGGACGATGACTTCTCAACAGTAAT gAATGCAAtagaagagggaaaaggaatattttacaatataaaaAACTTTGTCCGGTTCCAGCTGAGCAC gAGCATTTCAGCATTGAGCCTAATTACTCTGTCAACAGTGCTCAATCTACCAAATCCACTCAACGCTATGCAGATCTTATGGATCAACATCATCATGGACGGGCCCCCAGCCCAAAG CTTGGGAGTTGAACCTGTCGACAGGGATACTATCAAACAGCCCCCCCGATGTATTACGGATACTATACTCAGCAAGTCATTGATCCTGAAAATCTTCATGTCAGCTGTAATTATCATCAGTGGAACCCTCTTTGTCTTCTGGAAGGAG AATCCAGAAAGTGGCATAACTCCCCGAACCACCACAATGACTTTCAcgtgttttgtgttttttgacCTCTTCAATGCCCTGACATGCCGCTCTCAG aCAAAGCTGATATTTGAAATTGGCTTTTTTCGAAACCGCATGTTCTTGTATTCTGTGCTTGGGTCGTTCTTGGGACAGCTGGCTGTTATATATGTCCCTCCATTACAAAAGATCTTCCAGACAGAGAATTTAGGAGTCCTAG ACCTGCTGTTTCTTACTGGACTCGCTTCCTCAGTTTTCATCGTGTCTGAGTTGGTCAAACTCTGTGAAAAACACTGCTGCCAACCAAAGCACACAAAGGAGTGTCGTAACTGA
- the ATP2C2 gene encoding calcium-transporting ATPase type 2C member 2 isoform X2 yields MPVKGQSTGLSHEECELKVIEQEKEVTVLPPKDACKCHKEDLAKALNVDLHTGLSETSVLQRRLKHGWNEFSVDNTEPIWKKYLDQFKNPLILLLLASALVSVITKEYEDAASITVAVLIVVTVAFIQEYRSEKSLEELNKLVPPECNCLREGKLQHLLARELVPGDIIYLSVGDRVPADLRLIEVTDLLVDESSFTGEAEPCNKTDGVLLEAGDITTLSNVVFMGTLVRYGKGKGIVIGTGENSQFGEVFKMMQAEETPKTPLQKSMDRLGKQLTLFSFGIIGLIMLIGWLQGKHLLSMFTIGVSLAVAAIPEGLPIVVTVTLVLGVLRMAKKRVIVKKLPIVETLGCCNVICSDKTGTLTANEMTVTRLVTSDGFQAEVSGVGYNGEGNVYLLPSKEILKEFSNVSVGKLVEAGCVVNNAVIRKNSVIGQPTEGALIALAMKMELADIKDIYVRKKEIPFSSEQKWMAVKCTLKNQDQEDVYFMKGAFEEVIRYCTMYNSSGISLTLTPQQKAIYQQEEKRMGSSGLRVLALASGPELGKLTFLGLVGIIDPPRAGVREAVQVLFESGVSVKMITGDALETAVAIGQNIGLCNGKLKAMSGEELDQLAEAELSSTVKNVSIFFRTSPKHKLKIIKALQRAGAVVSMTGDGVNDAVALKSADIGIAMGQAGTDVSKEAANMILVDDDFSTVMNAIEEGKGIFYNIKNFVRFQLSTSISALSLITLSTVLNLPNPLNAMQILWINIIMDGPPAQSLGVEPVDRDTIKQPPRCITDTILSKSLILKIFMSAVIIISGTLFVFWKENPESGITPRTTTMTFTCFVFFDLFNALTCRSQTKLIFEIGFFRNRMFLYSVLGSFLGQLAVIYVPPLQKIFQTENLGVLDLLFLTGLASSVFIVSELVKLCEKHCCQPKHTKECRN; encoded by the exons ATGCCAGTGAAGGGCCAGAGCACAGGCCTG AGCCACGAGGAATGTGAGCTGAAAGTCATTGAGCAGGAGAAGGAGGTGACAGTTCTACCCCCAAAAGATGCATGTAAATGCCATAAAGAAGACTTGGCAAAAGCCTTAAAT GTTGATTTACACACTGGACTCTCGGAGACTTCCGTGCTACAGCGCCGGTTGAAACATGGCTGGAATGAATTTTCAGTAGATAACACAGAGCCCATATGGAAGAAATACTTAGACCAG TTTAAAAATCCCCTCATTCTCttgctgctggcttctgctttAGTAAGCGTCATCACTAAAGAATACGAGGACGCAGCGAGCATCACCGTG GCGGTGCTCATCGTGGTCACCGTGGCCTTCATCCAG GAGTATCGCTCGGAAAAGTCTCTGGAAGAGCTGAACAAGCTGGTACCCCCTGAGTGCAACTG CCtaagggaaggaaaactgcagcATCTTCTAGCACGAGAGCTTGTGCCTGGAGATATCATATATCTTTCTGTTGGCGATAGGGTCCCTGCAGACCTCAGGCTAATAGAG GTTACAGATCTGCTGGTGGATGAATCCAGTTTTACGGGAGAAGCTGAGCCTTGCAACAAGACTGACGGTGTATTGCTAGAAGCCGGAGACATAACCACGCTGAGCAATGTTGTTTTCATGGGGACCCTGGTGCGGTACGGGAAGGGAAAA GGCATAGTTATTGGGACAGGTGAAAACTCACAGTTTGGAGAGGTGTTCAAAATGATGCAAGCTGAAGAG ACTCCCAAAACACCTCTTCAGAAAAGCATGGACAGACTAGGGAAGCAACTCactcttttctcctttgggATAATCG GTTTAATAATGCTCATTGGCTGGTTACAAGGGAAGCATCTTCTCAGCATGTTCACAATTGGAGTTAG cctggcgGTAGCTGCCATCCCAGAGGGCCTTCCCATCGTGGTCACCGTAACGCTGGTGCTGGGTGTTCTCCGAATGGCCAAGAAAAGAGTGATTGTGAAGAAGCTGCCCATAGTAGAAACCCTAG GTTGCTGCAATGTCATCTGCTCAGATAAGACAGGCACTCTGACAGCCAACGAGATGACGGTGACTCGGCTTGTGACCTCGGATGGGTTCCAGGCAGAG GTCAGTGGTGTGGGCTACAACGGAGAAGGAAATGTTTATCTTCTGCCATCAAAGGAAATTCTTAAAGAATTTTCCAATGTCTCAGTCGGGAAACTAGTGGAG GCTGGCTGTGTGGTCAATAATGCTGTTATCAGGAAAAACAGTGTGATAGGACAGCCCACAGAAGGAGCTCTCATTGCCCTTGCAATGAAG ATGGAATTAGCTGACATAAAAGATATTTAtgtaagaaagaaggaaattccGTTTAGCTCTGAACAAAAGTGGATGGCCGTGAAATGCACGCTGAAAAATCAG GATCAGGAAGATGTTTACTTTATGAAAGGAGCATTTGAAGAAGTTATTCGATATTGCACTATGTATAACAGCAGTGGCATCTCGTTAACACTTACACCCCAGCAGAAAGCCATCTaccagcaggaagaaaaacgAATGGGCTCCTCAGGTCTACGGG TACTCGCTTTGGCTTCGGGGCCAGAACTTGGCAAGCTAACTTTCTTAGGCCTGGTTGGAATAATCGATCCCCCCAGGGCTGGAGTGAGAGAAGCTGTTCAAGTCCTTTTTGAGTCTGGTGTATCAGTAAAGATGATAACTGGAGATGCCCTGGAAACTGCTGTGGCTATAG GACAGAATATTGGTCTCTGCAATGGGAAGCTGAAAGCCATGTCTGGGGAAGAGCTGGACCAActggcagaggcagagctctcATCCACTGTCAAAAAT gtttccattttcttcagaacaagTCCAAAGCACAAACTAAAAATCATAAAG GCTTTGCAGAGGGCTGGTGCTGTTGTGTCAATGACAGGAGATGGTGTTAACGATGCTGTGGCCCTTAAGTCTGCCGATATTGGGATTGCAATGGGGCAAGCAGGTACAGATGTCAGCAAAGAGGCTGCCAACATGATCCTTGTGGACGATGACTTCTCAACAGTAAT gAATGCAAtagaagagggaaaaggaatattttacaatataaaaAACTTTGTCCGGTTCCAGCTGAGCAC gAGCATTTCAGCATTGAGCCTAATTACTCTGTCAACAGTGCTCAATCTACCAAATCCACTCAACGCTATGCAGATCTTATGGATCAACATCATCATGGACGGGCCCCCAGCCCAAAG CTTGGGAGTTGAACCTGTCGACAGGGATACTATCAAACAGCCCCCCCGATGTATTACGGATACTATACTCAGCAAGTCATTGATCCTGAAAATCTTCATGTCAGCTGTAATTATCATCAGTGGAACCCTCTTTGTCTTCTGGAAGGAG AATCCAGAAAGTGGCATAACTCCCCGAACCACCACAATGACTTTCAcgtgttttgtgttttttgacCTCTTCAATGCCCTGACATGCCGCTCTCAG aCAAAGCTGATATTTGAAATTGGCTTTTTTCGAAACCGCATGTTCTTGTATTCTGTGCTTGGGTCGTTCTTGGGACAGCTGGCTGTTATATATGTCCCTCCATTACAAAAGATCTTCCAGACAGAGAATTTAGGAGTCCTAG ACCTGCTGTTTCTTACTGGACTCGCTTCCTCAGTTTTCATCGTGTCTGAGTTGGTCAAACTCTGTGAAAAACACTGCTGCCAACCAAAGCACACAAAGGAGTGTCGTAACTGA